In Eupeodes corollae chromosome 3, idEupCoro1.1, whole genome shotgun sequence, a single genomic region encodes these proteins:
- the LOC129951515 gene encoding GATOR complex protein Wdr59 — protein MSSSDGMREQSFIVRQSTNAYEHRESLATAMSVDYSGQWVLLAGRRYLALQRLGQDDSTLRKYHRNSKYEVSSAEFAICQHRQEYCAIATSQLIEVVTWGSSEPQLIHSLRGHTRMVTDIDWHSKNPNLLVSCSIDTFSHIWDLRDARKPHLSLSAVCMSGATQVGFNRVSGNLLAAAHDGDLRIWDIRKGTCPTHYITAHLNRVHGINWSHMRETCLATASQDGTVKYFDVNNPRRAEKIITTSSPVWRARYTPVGNGLVSIVVPHLGRGENSLLLWSNSKQTDPVCSFVGHTDVILDFDWRPNHEDSSEIELVTWSRDRTLRVWKIDDTLLKLCEPVSSDIEEEVDAMDALQIARSPVKSESIARSLTDQPTCSLHHEFSLFNTNIPHVEVEVLDAIKRHAIFKISAAGYVVVLRVNFPVEYPSPNMGPEFLFCQGTTLTEHLSMYLLKVLKTNALQRVKKSRTCLEQCVRALVAALKKSIGGNDKLQMRLQSPRLEGALSGAIHDACIPFPRTSGAKFTATGLLVTFSQTFNTKRLTLRNQNVTPRTLSAISGGCLLGNVMGPQPVFYSHRDSNASFYLQERLAKSSKNRSLQKSTTNGVVHIYDATKLLNLSKELAQEYKLSKTDVIGTCQHNRQIVENHGRTDLVPTWKLAEMIATPNIPSEANCEMLFLQDPFKKFLLESLITHYASKGDLQTAAMLCCVFHKCPPESEPPHAASSSFSSGSKMNLTTNGSPYHTVLPVDKQSNRMCMLPKHMRSNSWSDPMACIDSNVINSDNYSCSLLRKSKMPMFDGLKKAYGDILFAWQLPNERALILKNTMYQKPPTHDVDFVTECSGCNKTKRTAACGPCQKLVLYCTLCRLPVKGAANACLACGHGGHVEHMQRWFEKHDICASGCGCYCLKETYVLLDHLD, from the exons atgtcttcaTCCGATGGAATGCGTGAGCAATCATTTATTGTTAGGCAAAGTACCAATGCTTATGAACATCGGGAATCTCTGGCCACCGCAATGTCAGTAGATTACTCAGGTCAATGGGTTCTGCTGGCAGGAAG ACGATACCTCGCCTTACAAAGACTTGGACAAGATGATAGTACATTAAGGAAATACCATCGAAACTCGAAGTATGAAGTTTCGTCGGCGGAATTCGCAATTTGCCAACACAGGCAGGAATATTGTGCTATTGCG aCAAGTCAACTTATTGAAGTAGTTACGTGGGGTTCATCGGAACCACAGCTTATTCACTCCCTGCGAGGTCACACACGCATGGTCACTGATATCGACTGGCATTCCAAAAATCCAAATTTACTTGTTAGCTGTTCGATTGACACCTTCTCGCACATTTGGGATCTTCGAGATGCTCGAAAACCACATTTGTCATTGAGTGCTGTTTGCATGT cTGGAGCTACACAAGTTGGATTTAATAGAGTTTCTGGAAATTTACTTGCTGCAGCACATGATGGTGATTTGAGGATCTGGGACATTCGAAAGGGAACATGTCCAACGCATTACATAACAGCGCATTTAAATAG AGTTCATGGAATAAATTGGAGTCACATGAGAGAAACTTGTTTAGCTACAGCCAGTCAAGATGGGACTGTGAAATATTTCGATGTGAATAACCCGAGGCGAGCTGAAAAAATTATAACCACATCTTCTCCAGTTTGGAGAGCAAGATACACT CCTGTTGGAAATGGATTAGTGAGTATAGTTGTGCCGCATCTTGGAAGAGGTGAGAATAGTTTGTTATTGTGGAGTAATAGCAAACAAACGGATCCGGTGTGTTCATTTGTTGGACATACTGATGTTATTCTTGATTTTGATTGGAGACCTAATCATGAAGATTCATCTGAAATT GAACTTGTTACATGGTCTCGTGATAGAACATTGAGGGTATGGAAAATAGATGATACTTTGTTGAAATTATGTGAACCTGTTTCATCTGATATTGAAGAAGAAG ttgATGCAATGGATGCCCTGCAGATAGCACGATCTCCAGTAAAAAGTGAATCTATAGCTAGATCGCTAACAGATCAGCCAACATGTTCCCTgcaccatgagttttctttattCAACACAAACATACCACATGTTGAAGTAGAAGTTCTCGATGCAATTAAGCGTCATGCAATCTTTAAAATTTCAGCTGCAGGATACGTTGTAGTTTTAAgg GTAAATTTCCCAGTGGAATACCCAAGTCCTAATATGGGacctgaatttttgttttgccaagGTACAACACTTACCGAACATCTCTCTATGTATTTGCTGAAAGTACTCAAAACAAATGCCCTCCAGAGAGTCAAGAAGTCGAGAACCTGCCTCGAGCAGTGTGTTCGTGCCTTAGTTGCTGCTTTGAAAAAG TCCATTGGTGGAAATGATAAATTACAAATGCGTCTGCAGTCGCCACGTCTAGAGGGTGCTCTTAGTGGGGCAATTCATGATGCATGCATTCCCTTTCCTCGTACATCCGGGGCGAAATTCACAGCCACCGGTTTGTTGGTCACATTCTCACAAACATTCAACACTAAAAGACTAACGCTTCGCAATCAAAATGTCACTCCACGCACACTCTCCGCCATCAGTGGTGGTTGCCTTCTGGGCAATGTTATGGGTCCTCAGCCAGTTTTCTATTCACATCGTGATAGCAATGCGTCTTTCTATCTGCAGGAACGTCTCGCCAAATCATCCAAAAACCGTAGCCtccaaaaatcaacaacaaacggTGTGGTGCACATCTATGATGCGACCAAACTTCTGAACCTTAGCAAAGAACTAGCACAAGAGTATAAGCTCAGTAAGACTGATGTAATAGGCACATGCCAGCACAATAGACAAATAGTTGAAAACCACGGCCGCACGGATTTGGTTCCGACTTGGAAACTGGCCGAAATGATTGCCACCCCAAATATACCGAGTGAAGCGAATTGTGAGATGCTATTCTTACAGGATCCCTTCAAGAAGTTCCTGTTGGAGTCTTTGATTACGCACTATGCATCGAAGGGGGATCTTCAAACTGCAGCGATGTTGTGTTGCGTGTTTCACAAGTGTCCTCCTGAATCGGAGCCTCCACATGCCGCCTCGTCCTCCTTCTCCTCTGGGTCAAAGATGAATCTAACCACTAACGGATCACCATACCATACGGTGCTGCCAGTGGACAAGCAATCAAATCGAATGTGTATGCTGCCGAAGCATATGCGAAGTAATTCGTGGTCCGATCCGATGGCTTGCATAGATTCGAATGTCATAAATTCGGATAATTATTCATGTTCGTTGTTGAGGAAGTCCAAGATGCCAATGTTTGATGGTTTGAAGAAAGCATACGGAGATATCCTATTCGCCTGGCAACTCCCCAACGAACGCGCTTTAATCCTAAAAAATACCATGTATCAGAAACCACCAACTCATGATGTGGATTTCGTGACGGAATGTTCCGGTTGTAATAAGACTAAGCGAACTGCTGCATGCGGACCATGTCAGAAGTTGGTGTTATATTGTACTTTGTGTAGATTGCCAGTTAAGGGGGCAGCAAATGCTTGTTTGGCCTGCGGTCATGGGGGACATGTTGAACATATGCAACGTTGGTTTGAA aaACACGACATTTGTGCCTCTGGATGTGGATGTTATTGCCTTAAAGAAACATACGTGTTATTGGATCATTTAGACTAA
- the LOC129951027 gene encoding uncharacterized protein LOC129951027 isoform X1: MENTNKLPRRIWSADETKTAVDNNKRTGESLVKAPFEDQTAEIFGSYPIIKNTHAINLGGKQIEGLPDAICGLQKESSKTPKAPTSSTKLIESKTVSVSQPETSISLSPEASSSSSIGIGTTSTSPKKQGMLNKKKYYEMREKMAAEMNEILRDYAAKRLKKMDEAEERKEARLARKEKLLRELFNKP; the protein is encoded by the exons Atggaaaacacaaataaatt gccAAGAAGAATCTGGAGTGCTGACGAAACCAAGACTGCAGTGGACAACAACAAAAGGACTGGAGAGTCCTTGGTCAAAGCTCCTTTTGAGGACCAAACGGCTGAAATATTTGGTTCCTATCCCATAATTAAAAACACGCATGCAATAAATTTGGGTGGCAAACAAATAGAAGGGCTGCCGGATGCAATTTGTGGTTTACAAAAAG aatCCAGCAAAACTCCAAAAGCGCCAACTTCATCTACAAAACTGATTGAAAGTAAAACAGTTAGTGTTTCGCAGCCAG aaacaAGTATATCTCTAAGCCCGGAAGCGTCCTCTTCTTCATCCATCGGCATCGGTACAACCTCCACCTCCCCAAAGAAACAAGGGatgctaaacaaaaaaaaatattatgagatGAGGGAAAAAATGGCTGCGGAAATGAACGAAATTTTGAGGGATTATGCggcaaaaagattaaaaaaaatggatgaaGCAGAAGAACGAAAAGAAGCTCGTCTAGCCAGGAAAGAAAAGTTGCTAAgagaattatttaataaaccaTAA
- the LOC129951027 gene encoding uncharacterized protein LOC129951027 isoform X2, with amino-acid sequence MENTNKLPRRIWSADETKTAVDNNKRTGESLVKAPFEDQTAEIFGSYPIIKNTHAINLGGKQIEGLPDAICGLQKESSKTPKAPTSSTKLIESKTVSVSQPEVYL; translated from the exons Atggaaaacacaaataaatt gccAAGAAGAATCTGGAGTGCTGACGAAACCAAGACTGCAGTGGACAACAACAAAAGGACTGGAGAGTCCTTGGTCAAAGCTCCTTTTGAGGACCAAACGGCTGAAATATTTGGTTCCTATCCCATAATTAAAAACACGCATGCAATAAATTTGGGTGGCAAACAAATAGAAGGGCTGCCGGATGCAATTTGTGGTTTACAAAAAG aatCCAGCAAAACTCCAAAAGCGCCAACTTCATCTACAAAACTGATTGAAAGTAAAACAGTTAGTGTTTCGCAGCCAG aAGTATATCTCTAA
- the LOC129950329 gene encoding rRNA-processing protein UTP23 homolog has protein sequence MKINRFKKSQKVLAFFTTNFNYYEPYQLLIDATFCQAALQNQVIIEEQLKKYFQSELKLLTTQCIILEAESLGGPLAGATMIVKRFYVHKCGHEGKPISAAECIKSMTKSSRYIVATQDKSLQQKLRKVPGRALLYLHKATPVLEGPSDASKKYVNKKSNALPENVEKRIEGLKKTAGIPTTAGDDDANKLKKKKKPKNPNPLSCKKKKPRVNNTERKDALHKVAKSNDKPKRKRIKIANHVKEVIKKNIKN, from the exons atgaaaatcaacagATTTAAAAAGTCACAAAAAGTCTTAGCTTTctttacaacaaattttaactacTATGAACCTTATCAATTGTTGATTGATGCAACATTTTGTCAAGCTGCTCTACAG AATCAAGTTATAATTGAagaacaacttaaaaaatactttcaatCTGAATTGAAACTTCTAACAACACAATGCATTATTTTGGAAGCCGAAAGTCTTGGTGGTCCACTCGCTGGTGCCACAATGATTGTCAAGAGATTTTACGTGCATAAATGTGGTCACGAAGGAAAACCCATTTCAGCTGCTGAATGTATTAAATCAATG ACAAAATCAAGTCGTTATATAGTCGCAACACAAGATAAAAGTCTGCAACAAAAACTTCGAAAAGTCCCAGGTCGTGCATTGTTGTATTTGCATAAAGCCACCCCTGTTTTGGAAGGACCTTCAGATGCATCAAAGAAATATGTCAACAAGAAGAGCAATGCTTTAcctgaaaatgttgaaaaacgAATTGAAGGTTTAAAGAAAACAGCTGGAATCCCTACCACCGCTGGTGATGATGAtgcgaacaaattaaaaaagaagaaaaaacccaagaacccTAATCCGCTATCATGTAAAAAGAAGAAACCTCGGGTTAATAATACGGAACGGAAGGATGCTTTGCATAAAGTTGCAAAGAGCAATGACAAACCAAAACGGAAACGTATAAAAATTGCTAACCATGTTAAAGaagttataaagaaaaatattaaaaattaa
- the LOC129950332 gene encoding guanine nucleotide-binding protein-like 1 isoform X1: MPQNRRKVPFSGKKKKDQIQIKRQMKGTQTKLLKTAYDSYDDDETTEDTEKVQEVNAQPSRGRNKNVNRYNLKFYHETEKELKEMMEELFKPLAKANPKDREVDDSYFKNYDFPIRPEWNYKMSKDILDMNENSYFRKYVENLRKNHIEEHDRLSLFELNLETWRQLWRVLEMADVLLIIADIRYATLMFPPFLYKYIVETLKKHAILILNKVDLVSPEVIVAWKSYFESMYPGITVILFASYPAKSMKGSTKGRMAHKRSIEGVHNIYKECRKISEGSVDLSSWEQKILEDMREEFCYEDERYGAHDIVHSEANTSDFDFEKHVMFKDGILTIGCVGFPNVGKSSFINAMKGKKVVSVSRTPGHTKHFQTIFLTSKVRLCDCPGLVFPSATPKYLQVLLGSYPIAQLKQIYPVKFLAENINLPELLKLKLPEDYDEWSPVAICEAWAAKRGYFTAKAARPDRYRAGNELLRMCLGGQITLEFYPPNFLDERENWLQHPDIEEVKKYQGDKELNEESLSVHSSDKSGDDSDNESSSEDGNDDSASGSNSKQRSNVFSLLEDE; encoded by the exons atGCCTCAAAATCGACGCAAAGTGCCCTTTAGTGGCAAAAAGAAGAAAGATCAAATTCAAATCAAGCGGCAAATGAAag GTACACAAACCAAATTGCTTAAGACCGCATACGATTCATACGACGACGATGAAACCACTGAGGACACTGAAAAAGTCCAAGAGGTCAATGCCCAACCGTCCCGTGGTcgcaataaaaatgtcaatcgatataatttaaaattctatcATGAAACCGAAAAGGAACTCAAAGAAATGATGGAGGAACTCTTCAAACCATTGGCCAAAGCAAATCCCAAGGATCGAGAGGTTGATGatagttatttcaaaaactatgattTCCCCATCCGACCTGAATGGAACTATAAAATGTCCAAGGATATTTTAGACATGAATGAAAATAGTTACTTTAGG AAATATGTTGAAAATTTACGCAAGAATCACATTGAAGAACACGATCGATTGAGCTTGTTCGAATTGAATTTGGAAACTTGGCGGCAGTTGTGGCGTGTATTGGAAATGGCtgatgttttattaattattgcCGATATAAGATATGCG ACCTTAATGTTTCCTCCGTTTCTGTATAAGTATATAGTGGAAACATTGAAGAAGCATgcaattcttattttaaataaagtcgaCCTAGTTTCTCCGGAAGTGATTGTTGCTTGGAAGAGTTATTTTGAGAGCATGTATCCTGGCATAACAGTGATACTGTTTGCCTCCTACCCTGCCAAGTCTatgaaag GTTCGACCAAAGGTAGAATGGCTCACAAACGTAGCATTGAAGGTGTTCACAATATCTACAAAGAATGTCGCAAAATCTCCGAAGGCAGCGTTGATCTTTCAAGTTGGGAACAAAAAATTTTAGAAGACATGCGAGAAGAATTTTGCTACGAAGACGAACGATACGGAGCCCATGACATCGTTCATTCCGAGGCGAACACCAGTGATTTCGATTTCGAGAAACATGTCATGTTCAAAGATGGCATTCTGACAATCGGTTGTGTTGGATTCCCAAATGTGGGTAAATCCTCATTTATAAATGCCATGAAAGGCAAGAAAGTAGTTAGTGTAAGTCGAACGCCTGGACATACGAAGCATTTTCAAACCATATTCCTCACAAGTAAAGTACGTTTGTGTGATTGTCCTGGACTTGTTTTTCCGTCCGCCACACCAAAATATCTACAAGTTTTACTTGGCAGCTATCCCATTGCTCAATTGAAGCAGATCTATCCGGTTAAGTTCTTGGCTGAGAATATTAATTTGCCAGAATTGCTTAAGCTTAAACTTCCAGAGGACTATGATGAGTGGTCACCGGTGGCAATATGCGAGGCATGGGCTGCAAAGAGGGGCTATTTCACAGCTAAAGCAGCTCGACCAGATCGATATCGGGCGGGAAATGAATTGCTGCGAATGTGCTTAGGTGGACAGATAACTTTGGAATTCTATCCACCAAATTTTCTAGATGAAAGGg AAAATTGGTTGCAACATCCAGACATTGAGGAAGTTAAGAAATATCAAGGAGACAAAGAACTGAATGAAGAATCGTTGAGTGTACATTCATCAGATAAAT caggGGACGATAGTGACAATGAGAGTAGTTCAGAGGATGGAAATGATGATTCTGCTTCGGGATCTAATTCTAAGCAGCGAAGTAATGTATTTTCCTTGTTGGaagatgaataa
- the LOC129950332 gene encoding guanine nucleotide-binding protein-like 1 isoform X2: MPQNRRKVPFSGKKKKDQIQIKRQMKGTQTKLLKTAYDSYDDDETTEDTEKVQEVNAQPSRGRNKNVNRYNLKFYHETEKELKEMMEELFKPLAKANPKDREVDDSYFKNYDFPIRPEWNYKMSKDILDMNENSYFRKYVENLRKNHIEEHDRLSLFELNLETWRQLWRVLEMADVLLIIADIRYATLMFPPFLYKYIVETLKKHAILILNKVDLVSPEVIVAWKSYFESMYPGITVILFASYPAKSMKGSTKGRMAHKRSIEGVHNIYKECRKISEGSVDLSSWEQKILEDMREEFCYEDERYGAHDIVHSEANTSDFDFEKHVMFKDGILTIGCVGFPNVGKSSFINAMKGKKVVSVSRTPGHTKHFQTIFLTSKVRLCDCPGLVFPSATPKYLQVLLGSYPIAQLKQIYPVKFLAENINLPELLKLKLPEDYDEWSPVAICEAWAAKRGYFTAKAARPDRYRAGNELLRMCLGGQITLEFYPPNFLDERENWLQHPDIEEVKKYQGDKELNEESLSVHSSDKWDDSDNESSSEDGNDDSASGSNSKQRSNVFSLLEDE, from the exons atGCCTCAAAATCGACGCAAAGTGCCCTTTAGTGGCAAAAAGAAGAAAGATCAAATTCAAATCAAGCGGCAAATGAAag GTACACAAACCAAATTGCTTAAGACCGCATACGATTCATACGACGACGATGAAACCACTGAGGACACTGAAAAAGTCCAAGAGGTCAATGCCCAACCGTCCCGTGGTcgcaataaaaatgtcaatcgatataatttaaaattctatcATGAAACCGAAAAGGAACTCAAAGAAATGATGGAGGAACTCTTCAAACCATTGGCCAAAGCAAATCCCAAGGATCGAGAGGTTGATGatagttatttcaaaaactatgattTCCCCATCCGACCTGAATGGAACTATAAAATGTCCAAGGATATTTTAGACATGAATGAAAATAGTTACTTTAGG AAATATGTTGAAAATTTACGCAAGAATCACATTGAAGAACACGATCGATTGAGCTTGTTCGAATTGAATTTGGAAACTTGGCGGCAGTTGTGGCGTGTATTGGAAATGGCtgatgttttattaattattgcCGATATAAGATATGCG ACCTTAATGTTTCCTCCGTTTCTGTATAAGTATATAGTGGAAACATTGAAGAAGCATgcaattcttattttaaataaagtcgaCCTAGTTTCTCCGGAAGTGATTGTTGCTTGGAAGAGTTATTTTGAGAGCATGTATCCTGGCATAACAGTGATACTGTTTGCCTCCTACCCTGCCAAGTCTatgaaag GTTCGACCAAAGGTAGAATGGCTCACAAACGTAGCATTGAAGGTGTTCACAATATCTACAAAGAATGTCGCAAAATCTCCGAAGGCAGCGTTGATCTTTCAAGTTGGGAACAAAAAATTTTAGAAGACATGCGAGAAGAATTTTGCTACGAAGACGAACGATACGGAGCCCATGACATCGTTCATTCCGAGGCGAACACCAGTGATTTCGATTTCGAGAAACATGTCATGTTCAAAGATGGCATTCTGACAATCGGTTGTGTTGGATTCCCAAATGTGGGTAAATCCTCATTTATAAATGCCATGAAAGGCAAGAAAGTAGTTAGTGTAAGTCGAACGCCTGGACATACGAAGCATTTTCAAACCATATTCCTCACAAGTAAAGTACGTTTGTGTGATTGTCCTGGACTTGTTTTTCCGTCCGCCACACCAAAATATCTACAAGTTTTACTTGGCAGCTATCCCATTGCTCAATTGAAGCAGATCTATCCGGTTAAGTTCTTGGCTGAGAATATTAATTTGCCAGAATTGCTTAAGCTTAAACTTCCAGAGGACTATGATGAGTGGTCACCGGTGGCAATATGCGAGGCATGGGCTGCAAAGAGGGGCTATTTCACAGCTAAAGCAGCTCGACCAGATCGATATCGGGCGGGAAATGAATTGCTGCGAATGTGCTTAGGTGGACAGATAACTTTGGAATTCTATCCACCAAATTTTCTAGATGAAAGGg AAAATTGGTTGCAACATCCAGACATTGAGGAAGTTAAGAAATATCAAGGAGACAAAGAACTGAATGAAGAATCGTTGAGTGTACATTCATCAGATAAAT gGGACGATAGTGACAATGAGAGTAGTTCAGAGGATGGAAATGATGATTCTGCTTCGGGATCTAATTCTAAGCAGCGAAGTAATGTATTTTCCTTGTTGGaagatgaataa